One Actinomycetota bacterium DNA segment encodes these proteins:
- a CDS encoding FAD:protein FMN transferase produces MAVEVRVRAMGTLAHIVVVGAGQDALARARRRLVDLEHLWSRFSPSSEITRLNESAGRAVTVSAPTRALVRLGVAGWRSTGGRFDPTVLHALELVGYDRDFDEISAEGAPFVASPAPGCAGIEIDEGAGTVHLPAGVEFDPGGIAKGYAADLIAGELIEVGARGACVNVGGDLRVFGEAPDDDGWIVGVEHPFEGEAQRLRITEGAVATSTRVRRSWVRGGIRRHHLIDPTAGEPSTSGLASATVVTTLGWRAEVLAKAAFLSGVQSAPKVLTDAGATGFVVDDAGVVHHAPGIEAVLV; encoded by the coding sequence GTGGCAGTTGAGGTTCGCGTCCGGGCAATGGGCACCCTGGCGCACATAGTGGTCGTCGGTGCAGGGCAGGATGCGCTTGCGCGCGCGCGCCGCCGCTTGGTCGACCTGGAGCACTTGTGGAGCCGCTTCAGTCCGTCGAGTGAGATCACCCGTCTGAACGAGTCGGCCGGGCGCGCCGTGACGGTGTCGGCACCGACGCGCGCGCTGGTGCGTTTGGGCGTTGCCGGATGGCGATCGACCGGCGGGAGGTTCGACCCGACGGTGCTGCATGCTCTGGAGTTGGTTGGATACGACAGGGACTTCGACGAGATCTCGGCCGAGGGAGCGCCGTTTGTTGCTTCCCCGGCACCCGGGTGCGCCGGAATAGAGATTGACGAAGGAGCCGGTACCGTCCACCTGCCTGCCGGCGTCGAGTTCGATCCCGGTGGGATCGCCAAGGGGTACGCCGCGGACCTGATCGCGGGAGAACTGATCGAAGTAGGCGCGCGCGGCGCGTGCGTGAACGTCGGCGGCGACTTGCGGGTGTTCGGCGAGGCGCCGGACGACGATGGATGGATCGTCGGTGTCGAGCACCCGTTCGAGGGCGAGGCGCAGCGCCTGCGAATCACCGAGGGTGCCGTCGCAACGTCGACGCGGGTGCGTCGCTCGTGGGTGCGGGGCGGAATTCGTCGCCATCATTTGATAGATCCCACGGCGGGTGAACCTTCGACATCGGGGCTCGCGTCCGCCACGGTGGTGACGACGCTCGGGTGGCGCGCGGAAGTTCTGGCCAAGGCCGCGTTCTTGTCCGGCGTGCAAAGCGCGCCGAAAGTGTTGACCGATGCCGGTGCCACCGGATTCGTCGTCGACGACGCGGGGGTCGTGCATCACGCGCCGGGGATCGAGGCGGTGCTCGTATGA
- a CDS encoding helix-turn-helix domain-containing protein, translating to MASKKQYLEPTTAAHRALAHASRVRILRALRTADHPMDAREVAEEVGLHHNTVRAHLDVLVDVELVEKTPEERDVPGRPRMVYQAVPEEIPIGSRGEYRLLAEILASYLRSIVTNPAAAAEEAGRAWGGYLTERPAPFQQVTAPEAIGRVAKMFIDLGFEPEIRESGDHKTILLHRCPFRDVAHSNPEVVCSIHLGLLRGLLEQVGAPIWVTDVQPFVKPSLCLVHLGERERKPGA from the coding sequence ATGGCCTCGAAGAAGCAGTACCTAGAACCCACGACCGCCGCACACCGCGCGCTCGCGCACGCCAGTCGAGTGCGAATCCTTCGCGCCCTGCGAACGGCCGACCACCCTATGGATGCGCGAGAAGTCGCCGAAGAAGTGGGGCTGCACCACAACACCGTGCGTGCTCACCTCGACGTGCTCGTCGACGTCGAACTGGTCGAGAAGACTCCCGAAGAACGCGACGTTCCCGGGCGGCCGCGCATGGTGTACCAGGCGGTGCCTGAGGAGATCCCGATTGGCAGCCGCGGTGAATACCGGCTGCTCGCAGAGATCCTCGCAAGCTATCTGCGCTCAATCGTGACCAACCCCGCAGCCGCAGCCGAGGAAGCCGGACGCGCGTGGGGCGGCTACCTGACGGAGCGTCCCGCCCCCTTCCAGCAAGTGACCGCGCCCGAGGCGATCGGTCGCGTCGCAAAGATGTTCATCGATCTCGGATTCGAGCCGGAGATCCGGGAAAGCGGCGACCACAAGACGATCCTGCTGCACCGCTGTCCGTTCCGCGATGTCGCTCACAGCAACCCCGAAGTCGTTTGCTCGATCCACCTCGGGCTGCTCCGCGGACTGCTCGAGCAAGTCGGCGCACCGATCTGGGTAACCGACGTGCAACCGTTTGTGAAGCCGTCGCTATGCCTGGTTCATCTCGGCGAACGCGAGAGGAAGCCCGGTGCTTGA
- a CDS encoding metal-sulfur cluster assembly factor: protein MLDKLREVIDPEIGVNIVDLGLVYECEADKGHAVVTMTLTTAACPMGPYLLDTVEGVLLRQPGIESAEVRVVWDPPWTPSMMSDAARAQLGWNG from the coding sequence GTGCTTGACAAACTCCGCGAGGTGATCGACCCCGAGATCGGCGTCAACATCGTGGATCTCGGACTCGTGTACGAATGCGAAGCGGACAAAGGACACGCCGTGGTCACCATGACATTGACCACGGCCGCGTGTCCGATGGGCCCGTACCTGTTGGACACAGTCGAGGGCGTGCTGCTTCGCCAGCCCGGAATCGAGTCCGCCGAGGTCCGTGTGGTCTGGGACCCGCCTTGGACCCCATCGATGATGTCGGATGCCGCGCGCGCGCAACTTGGCTGGAACGGCTGA
- a CDS encoding hemerythrin domain-containing protein, which translates to MSEGIVGRGADLAEYRSEGFTPKLLYATEHFKVVLAAFEPGQQIPLHEPRVDLALTVLEGTGDVLVGDKIHHVRAGDVVVAPAGVKRGVRAREGRLVVLHVVSPPPTEADHARVVGGEPWPYVAEHSAGHRLGEAVHAEHEHLHGEIEALGALSRDIPSLDDRELGARLNAAVSFLRGGLLPHARAEEELLYPAVEKVLRAVGGATRTMQIDHRAITERIDRLAALAAEAPSPAVREEAARALIGLEALLGVHFVKEEEVYVPLLDRLGDEEAAALAEALLGPDGSGHHAH; encoded by the coding sequence ATGTCGGAAGGAATCGTAGGCAGGGGAGCGGACTTGGCGGAGTACCGCTCCGAGGGATTCACGCCGAAGCTGCTGTATGCGACCGAGCACTTCAAGGTCGTGCTCGCGGCGTTCGAACCGGGGCAACAGATCCCGCTGCACGAACCCCGGGTGGACCTTGCGCTGACGGTGCTGGAGGGGACCGGCGACGTGCTTGTCGGAGACAAGATCCACCACGTTCGCGCCGGCGACGTTGTGGTTGCGCCGGCCGGCGTTAAGCGCGGCGTGCGCGCGCGGGAAGGGCGCTTGGTGGTCCTGCACGTCGTATCGCCGCCGCCGACCGAGGCCGACCACGCGCGAGTCGTCGGGGGAGAGCCCTGGCCGTATGTCGCCGAACACAGCGCGGGGCACCGTCTGGGCGAGGCGGTACACGCCGAGCACGAGCACCTCCATGGTGAGATCGAAGCCCTCGGTGCGCTCTCCCGCGACATTCCTTCGCTTGATGACCGCGAACTGGGCGCGCGCCTGAACGCAGCCGTGTCGTTTCTGCGCGGGGGCCTGTTGCCGCACGCTCGCGCGGAAGAGGAACTGCTTTACCCGGCAGTCGAGAAGGTCCTGCGGGCGGTCGGAGGCGCGACACGCACGATGCAGATCGACCATCGCGCGATCACCGAGCGAATCGACCGTCTCGCAGCGCTCGCGGCGGAGGCGCCGTCCCCTGCAGTTCGCGAGGAAGCCGCGCGCGCGCTCATCGGCTTGGAAGCCCTGTTGGGTGTGCATTTCGTCAAGGAGGAAGAGGTCTACGTCCCGCTGCTCGACCGGCTTGGAGACGAGGAAGCCGCGGCGCTCGCGGAGGCGTTGTTGGGTCCCGACGGGAGCGGACATCACGCTCACTGA
- a CDS encoding ferric reductase-like transmembrane domain-containing protein: MNSHLWWYVARSAGLVSWALLSAATVWGLVLSTRLFARRPAPSWLADLHRFLGGLSVVFVGVHLLALVADTYAHFGPAELFVPFASGWRPGPVAWGIVALYFLVVIEVTSLVMSRMSKRWWRRVHAMTAVLFVVSSVHFVTAGSDARNLAVQWGGITTSVTILFLLVVRLLSPRAAVMAERREARAAERAGSDLPQARRERARAGHLDEGAVGPRLAESHSSSG; this comes from the coding sequence ATGAACTCCCACCTGTGGTGGTACGTGGCGCGTTCGGCGGGGCTCGTTTCCTGGGCGCTGTTGTCGGCCGCGACTGTGTGGGGGCTGGTTCTGTCTACGCGGCTGTTCGCCCGTCGTCCCGCGCCGTCGTGGCTGGCGGATCTGCATCGCTTTCTCGGCGGATTGTCGGTGGTCTTCGTCGGCGTGCATTTGCTCGCTTTGGTCGCCGACACCTACGCGCATTTCGGTCCCGCGGAACTGTTCGTTCCCTTCGCGTCCGGCTGGCGACCGGGGCCGGTCGCGTGGGGGATCGTCGCGCTGTATTTTCTTGTGGTGATCGAGGTCACCTCGCTGGTGATGAGCCGCATGTCCAAGCGATGGTGGCGTCGTGTGCATGCGATGACCGCCGTGTTGTTCGTCGTGTCCAGCGTCCACTTCGTTACGGCGGGATCAGACGCGCGCAACCTTGCCGTTCAGTGGGGCGGCATTACGACTTCTGTGACGATTCTGTTCCTGCTTGTGGTGCGGCTTCTGTCGCCGCGTGCCGCTGTGATGGCGGAACGTCGCGAGGCGCGCGCGGCAGAGCGTGCCGGGTCAGATCTTCCACAGGCGCGCCGAGAGCGCGCGCGTGCCGGGCACCTTGACGAGGGCGCGGTAGGTCCACGCCTTGCAGAGAGCCACAGCTCCTCCGGCTAA